Proteins from one Piscinibacter lacus genomic window:
- the bchF gene encoding 2-vinyl bacteriochlorophyllide hydratase produces the protein MQRPDPSPADPTRSPRAIYSREERARRDASPWTLVQGVLAPLQFLVFLVSLGLVLRTLATGEGQAAAELSVQLKTAVLLLIMVTGSIWEKVVFGRWLFASAFFWEDVVSFGVIALHLACVLAMAYDLGLDARERLLLALAAYASYAVNAGQFLWKLRLARLEAPPRPAPASARGPGRELAR, from the coding sequence ATGCAGCGCCCCGACCCCAGCCCCGCCGATCCGACCCGCAGCCCGCGGGCGATCTACAGCCGCGAGGAACGCGCCCGGCGCGACGCCAGCCCCTGGACCCTGGTGCAAGGCGTGCTGGCGCCGCTGCAGTTCCTGGTCTTCCTGGTGAGCCTGGGCCTGGTGCTGCGCACCCTGGCCACGGGCGAGGGCCAGGCCGCGGCCGAGCTGTCGGTGCAGCTCAAGACGGCGGTGCTGCTGCTCATCATGGTGACCGGCTCGATCTGGGAGAAGGTGGTCTTCGGCCGCTGGCTGTTCGCCTCGGCCTTCTTCTGGGAGGATGTGGTCAGCTTCGGCGTCATCGCCCTGCACCTGGCCTGCGTGCTGGCCATGGCCTACGACCTCGGCCTCGATGCGCGCGAGCGTCTGCTGCTGGCCCTGGCCGCCTACGCCAGCTATGCGGTCAATGCCGGCCAGTTCCTGTGGAAGCTGCGCCTGGCCCGGCTGGAGGCGCCGCCGCGCCCGGCCCCTGCAAGCGCCCGCGGCCCGGGCCGGGAGCTGGCCCGATGA
- a CDS encoding magnesium chelatase subunit H, producing the protein MTPKRTTAAEAHAPGAAGTGMRVVLVTMDAHLVSSAARAMATLERQLPGLVFEVHLACAWAEDAEALARCRAAIAGADLLICAMLFMEDHYLPVLDALQARRPDCDAVVALLSAAPVMKLTRMGRFSMDGSSGGPMALLRKLRGKPAEGKPAGGGGAQQMAMLRRLPKILRFIPGTAQDLRAWMLAMQYWLAGSQENLGALVHFLVDRYAEGPRKGLRGRGSVPDPVAYPEVGVYHPRLQAGPAAQGLSEDAGKLPALPGATGTVGLLLMRSYLLAGNRAHYDGVIAALEARGLRVIPVFASGLDARPAVERYFLDGERSRVDAVVSLTGFSLVGGPAYNDSRSAEALLARLDVPYLAAMPVEFQSLTQWQDSSRGLLPVESTIMVALPELDGATGAMVFGGRAGPTAPAAGTAPATPAVQDGRAAGHDMAVHPERAAMLADRVARLVALRRSPRAERRIAIVLFNFPPNGGAAGSAAHLGVFESLHHVLGRMAAEGYRVDVPESVDALREALLQGNASRHGTEANVHARIPTADHIRCEPHLAEIEATWGPAPGRQLSDGASLLVLGRSFGEVFVGLQPPFGIEGDPMRLLFEGGHAPTHAFSAFYRWIREDFGAHAVLHFGTHGALEFMPGKQAGLSAACWPDRLIRDLPSFYLYAANNPSEGMLAKRRAAATLISHITPPLTQAGLYRGLVDLRDSLDRWRRLPPETEAAEAGDLAQLIQAQAAELDLAPLEPAWPLPEAPAAIETLRLALAELEATLIPQGLHVLGRPPSAHARLDLLHALAEAGPAPHPGREALAELVAGHRPAEVLARHPLTAAGRDDAAASEALARLEGLARTDAMLCADHETDGLLHALDAGYLRPAPGGDLLRTPEVLPTGRNLHGFDPFRLPSAWAVRDGARQAERLLARHQADGHPLPETVALVLWGTDNLKHEGTPIAQALALLGARPRFDSYGRLAGAELMPLASLGRPRIDVVITLSGIFRDLLPLQIKLLAEAAFLAASADEPESQNFIRKHALAWQRGHGGDLETASLRVFGNAEGAYGANVNHLVDSSRWEAEDELAETYCRRKGHAYGLNGRPMRQPELMAEVLAGVQLAYQSLDSVELGVTTVDTYFDTLGGLSRAVQRAKGAAGLPAEVAPVYIGDSTRGEERGTVRTLSEQVALETRTRMLNPKWAEAMLAHGHEGVRQIEAHVTNTFAWSATTGQVQPWVYQQLAQTFMLDPAMRERLAQLNPAASVKVANRLLEAQRRQYWQPNAAVLDAMQRAGEELEDRLEGVLVRAAA; encoded by the coding sequence ATGACGCCAAAGCGCACTACAGCCGCTGAGGCGCATGCGCCCGGCGCGGCCGGAACCGGCATGCGGGTCGTGCTGGTGACGATGGACGCCCACCTGGTCAGCAGCGCCGCGCGCGCCATGGCCACGCTGGAGCGCCAGTTGCCCGGCCTGGTCTTCGAAGTCCACCTGGCTTGCGCCTGGGCCGAGGATGCCGAGGCCCTGGCGCGCTGCCGCGCCGCCATCGCGGGCGCCGACCTGCTGATCTGCGCCATGCTCTTCATGGAGGACCACTACCTGCCGGTCCTCGACGCCCTGCAGGCCCGCCGGCCCGATTGCGATGCCGTCGTCGCCTTGCTCTCGGCCGCGCCGGTGATGAAGCTGACCCGCATGGGCCGCTTCAGCATGGACGGCAGCAGCGGCGGCCCCATGGCCCTGCTGCGCAAGCTGCGTGGCAAGCCGGCCGAAGGCAAGCCGGCCGGCGGCGGCGGTGCCCAGCAGATGGCCATGCTGCGCCGCCTGCCCAAGATCCTGCGCTTCATCCCCGGCACCGCGCAGGACCTGCGCGCCTGGATGCTGGCCATGCAGTACTGGCTGGCCGGCTCGCAGGAGAACCTGGGCGCGCTCGTTCACTTTCTCGTCGACCGCTATGCCGAGGGCCCGCGCAAGGGCCTGCGCGGCCGCGGCAGCGTGCCCGATCCGGTGGCCTATCCCGAGGTCGGCGTCTACCACCCGCGCCTGCAGGCAGGCCCCGCCGCCCAGGGCCTGTCGGAAGACGCCGGCAAGCTGCCTGCCCTGCCGGGCGCCACCGGCACCGTCGGCCTGCTGCTGATGCGCAGCTACCTGCTGGCCGGCAACCGCGCCCACTACGACGGCGTGATCGCCGCCCTGGAAGCGCGCGGCCTGCGCGTGATCCCGGTCTTCGCCAGCGGCCTGGATGCGCGGCCTGCGGTGGAACGCTACTTCCTCGACGGCGAGCGCAGCCGGGTCGATGCCGTGGTCTCGCTGACCGGCTTCTCCCTGGTCGGCGGCCCGGCCTACAACGATTCGCGCTCGGCCGAAGCCCTGCTGGCCCGGCTCGACGTGCCCTATCTCGCCGCCATGCCGGTCGAGTTCCAGTCGCTCACCCAGTGGCAGGATTCCTCGCGCGGCCTGCTGCCGGTCGAGTCGACCATCATGGTCGCCCTGCCCGAGCTGGACGGCGCCACCGGCGCCATGGTCTTCGGCGGCCGGGCCGGCCCGACCGCCCCGGCGGCGGGCACGGCCCCGGCCACGCCCGCGGTGCAGGACGGCCGCGCCGCCGGCCACGACATGGCCGTGCATCCCGAGCGCGCCGCCATGCTGGCCGACCGCGTCGCCCGCCTGGTCGCGCTGCGCCGCAGCCCGCGCGCCGAGCGCCGCATCGCCATCGTGCTGTTCAACTTCCCGCCCAATGGCGGCGCGGCCGGCAGCGCCGCCCACCTGGGCGTCTTCGAGTCCCTGCACCATGTGCTGGGCCGCATGGCGGCCGAGGGCTACCGGGTCGACGTGCCCGAGAGCGTCGATGCGCTGCGCGAGGCCCTGCTGCAGGGCAATGCCAGCCGCCACGGCACCGAGGCGAATGTGCATGCGCGCATCCCCACCGCCGACCACATCCGCTGCGAGCCGCACCTGGCCGAGATCGAGGCCACCTGGGGCCCGGCGCCGGGCCGCCAGCTCAGCGACGGCGCCTCGCTGCTGGTGCTGGGCCGCAGCTTCGGCGAGGTCTTCGTCGGCCTGCAGCCGCCCTTCGGCATCGAGGGCGATCCGATGCGCCTGCTCTTCGAGGGCGGCCATGCACCCACCCATGCCTTCAGCGCCTTCTACCGCTGGATCCGCGAGGACTTCGGCGCCCATGCCGTGCTGCACTTCGGCACCCACGGCGCGCTGGAATTCATGCCCGGCAAGCAGGCCGGCCTGTCCGCCGCCTGCTGGCCCGACCGCCTGATCCGCGACCTGCCGAGCTTCTACCTCTACGCCGCCAACAACCCCAGCGAGGGCATGCTGGCCAAGCGCCGCGCGGCCGCCACCCTGATCAGCCACATCACGCCGCCGCTGACCCAGGCCGGCCTGTACCGCGGCCTGGTCGACCTGCGCGACAGCCTGGACCGCTGGCGCCGCCTGCCGCCCGAGACCGAGGCCGCCGAAGCCGGCGACCTGGCCCAGCTCATCCAGGCCCAGGCCGCCGAGCTCGACCTGGCGCCGCTGGAGCCCGCCTGGCCGCTGCCCGAGGCGCCCGCCGCCATCGAGACCCTGCGCCTGGCCCTGGCCGAGCTGGAAGCCACCCTCATCCCCCAGGGCCTGCATGTGCTGGGCCGTCCGCCCAGCGCCCACGCCCGGCTCGACCTGCTGCATGCCTTGGCCGAGGCCGGCCCCGCCCCGCATCCCGGCCGCGAGGCCCTGGCCGAGCTGGTCGCCGGCCACCGCCCGGCCGAGGTGCTGGCCCGCCATCCCCTGACGGCGGCCGGCCGCGACGATGCCGCGGCGTCCGAGGCGCTGGCCCGGCTCGAAGGCCTGGCCCGCACCGACGCCATGCTCTGCGCCGACCACGAGACCGACGGCCTGCTGCATGCCCTGGATGCCGGCTACCTGCGACCCGCGCCGGGCGGCGACCTGCTGCGAACGCCCGAGGTGCTGCCCACCGGCCGCAACCTGCACGGCTTCGATCCCTTCCGCCTGCCCAGCGCCTGGGCCGTGCGTGACGGGGCCCGCCAGGCCGAACGCCTGCTGGCCCGCCACCAGGCCGACGGCCACCCCCTGCCCGAGACCGTGGCCCTGGTGCTCTGGGGCACCGACAACCTCAAGCACGAGGGCACGCCCATCGCCCAGGCCCTGGCCCTGCTCGGCGCCCGGCCGCGCTTCGACAGCTACGGCCGCCTGGCCGGCGCCGAGCTGATGCCCCTGGCCAGCCTGGGCCGGCCGCGCATCGATGTGGTGATCACCCTGTCGGGCATCTTCCGCGACCTGCTGCCCCTGCAGATCAAGCTGCTGGCCGAGGCCGCCTTCCTGGCTGCGAGCGCCGACGAACCCGAGTCGCAGAACTTCATCCGCAAGCATGCCCTGGCCTGGCAGCGCGGCCACGGCGGCGACCTGGAGACCGCCTCGCTGCGCGTCTTCGGCAATGCCGAGGGGGCCTACGGCGCCAACGTCAACCACCTGGTCGACAGCAGCCGCTGGGAGGCCGAGGACGAACTGGCCGAGACCTACTGCCGCCGCAAGGGCCACGCCTACGGCCTCAACGGCCGGCCGATGCGCCAGCCCGAGCTGATGGCCGAGGTGCTGGCCGGCGTGCAGCTCGCCTACCAGAGCCTGGATTCGGTCGAGCTGGGCGTGACCACGGTCGACACCTACTTCGACACCCTGGGCGGCCTGTCGCGCGCCGTGCAGCGCGCCAAGGGCGCGGCCGGCCTGCCGGCCGAGGTGGCGCCGGTCTACATCGGCGACAGCACCCGGGGCGAGGAGCGCGGCACCGTCCGCACCCTGTCCGAGCAGGTGGCGCTCGAAACCCGCACCCGCATGCTCAACCCCAAGTGGGCCGAGGCCATGCTGGCCCATGGCCACGAGGGCGTGCGCCAGATCGAGGCGCATGTGACCAACACCTTCGCCTGGTCGGCCACCACCGGCCAGGTGCAGCCCTGGGTCTACCAGCAGCTTGCGCAGACCTTCATGCTCGACCCGGCCATGCGCGAGCGCCTGGCCCAGCTCAACCCGGCCGCCTCGGTGAAGGTGGCCAACCGCCTGCTCGAAGCCCAGCGCCGCCAGTACTGGCAGCCCAACGCCGCCGTGCTGGATGCCATGCAGCGCGCCGGCGAGGAGCTGGAGGACCGGCTCGAAGGCGTGCTCGTCCGCGCCGCCGCCTGA
- the bchB gene encoding ferredoxin:protochlorophyllide reductase (ATP-dependent) subunit B — translation MQLTLWTYEGPPHVGAMRIATAMRGLHYVLHAPQGDTYADLLFTMIERRDRRPPVTYTTFQARDLGGDTAELFKTAVREAHARFQPEALIVGASCTAELIQDDPAGLAGALDLPVPVIPLELPSYQKKEHWGAAETFYQLVRSLCGPAARARREARAAGELPARPAGPRRCNVLGPAALGFRHRDDLAEIRRLLAALGIEIHHVAPLGISPRELATLGEADFNVVLYPEIAGTAAAWLKREFGQPATTVLPYGSRATEAFVREVAALAGVDPEPALAAEDRRARWYAASVDSTYLTGKRVFIFGDATHAVAAAKVAAGEMGFEVVGLGSYSREFAREVRETAASLGLEALITDDYLDVEARIAELQPDLVLGTQMERHIAKRLGLPCAVISAPVHVQDFPARYAPQLGFEGANVLFDTWVHPLMMGLEEHLLGMFRGDFEFHEGAAPSHLGGPARPAAQALPEPLTAEPQPQAAEPAAAPARATPAVAAAPIAAAAPIDTRWAPEAERELGKIPFFVRGKARRNTERYASELGVATITVETLYDAKAHYSR, via the coding sequence ATGCAGCTCACGCTCTGGACTTACGAAGGCCCGCCGCATGTCGGCGCCATGCGCATCGCCACGGCCATGCGCGGCCTGCATTACGTGCTGCATGCGCCCCAGGGCGACACCTATGCGGACCTGCTGTTCACGATGATCGAGCGGCGCGACCGCCGCCCGCCCGTCACCTACACCACCTTCCAGGCCCGCGACCTGGGCGGCGACACCGCCGAGCTGTTCAAGACGGCCGTCCGCGAAGCCCATGCCCGCTTCCAGCCCGAGGCCCTGATCGTCGGCGCCTCCTGCACCGCCGAGCTGATCCAGGACGACCCGGCCGGCCTCGCCGGTGCGCTCGACCTGCCGGTGCCGGTGATCCCGCTGGAGCTGCCCAGCTACCAGAAGAAGGAACACTGGGGCGCGGCCGAGACCTTCTACCAGCTCGTCCGCAGCCTTTGCGGCCCGGCCGCCCGCGCCCGCCGCGAGGCCCGTGCCGCCGGCGAGCTGCCGGCGCGGCCCGCCGGCCCCCGGCGCTGCAATGTGCTGGGCCCCGCCGCCCTGGGCTTCCGCCACCGCGATGACCTGGCCGAGATCCGCCGCCTGCTGGCCGCGCTGGGCATCGAGATCCACCATGTCGCGCCGCTGGGCATCAGCCCGCGCGAGCTGGCCACGCTGGGCGAGGCCGATTTCAATGTCGTGCTCTACCCCGAGATTGCCGGCACCGCCGCCGCCTGGCTCAAGCGCGAGTTCGGCCAGCCCGCGACCACCGTGCTGCCCTATGGCAGCCGCGCCACCGAGGCCTTCGTGCGCGAAGTCGCCGCGCTGGCCGGTGTCGACCCCGAGCCGGCCCTGGCCGCCGAGGACCGCCGCGCCCGCTGGTATGCCGCCTCGGTCGACTCGACCTACTTGACCGGCAAGCGCGTCTTCATCTTCGGCGACGCCACCCATGCGGTGGCGGCGGCCAAGGTCGCCGCGGGCGAGATGGGCTTCGAGGTCGTCGGCCTCGGCAGCTACAGCCGCGAGTTCGCCCGCGAGGTGCGCGAGACCGCCGCCAGCCTGGGCCTGGAGGCGCTGATCACCGACGACTACCTCGATGTCGAGGCCCGCATCGCCGAGCTTCAGCCCGACCTGGTGCTGGGCACGCAGATGGAGCGCCACATCGCCAAGCGCCTGGGCCTGCCCTGCGCGGTGATCTCGGCCCCTGTGCATGTGCAGGACTTCCCGGCCCGCTACGCGCCGCAGCTCGGCTTCGAGGGCGCCAACGTGCTCTTCGACACCTGGGTGCACCCGCTGATGATGGGCCTGGAAGAGCATCTGCTGGGCATGTTCCGCGGCGACTTCGAGTTCCACGAAGGCGCCGCCCCCTCGCACCTGGGCGGCCCGGCCCGGCCGGCCGCGCAGGCGCTGCCGGAGCCTCTGACGGCGGAGCCGCAGCCCCAGGCCGCCGAGCCAGCCGCCGCCCCCGCGCGGGCGACCCCGGCCGTCGCCGCCGCACCGATCGCAGCCGCCGCCCCCATCGACACCCGCTGGGCGCCCGAGGCCGAGCGCGAGCTGGGCAAGATCCCCTTCTTCGTGCGCGGCAAGGCCCGCCGCAACACCGAGCGCTACGCCAGCGAGCTGGGCGTGGCCACCATCACCGTCGAGACGCTCTATGACGCCAAAGCGCACTACAGCCGCTGA
- the bchL gene encoding ferredoxin:protochlorophyllide reductase (ATP-dependent) iron-sulfur ATP-binding protein, translated as MDITTLPFPTVRTASRRPDGEGSLQVQLDPDLKIGTAKVFAIYGKGGIGKSTTSSNLSAAFSKLGKRVLQIGCDPKHDSTFTLTKKMLPTVIDILETVDFHPEELKPEDFVFEGYNGVMCVEAGGPPAGTGCGGYVVGQTVKLLKEHHLLEDTDVVIFDVLGDVVCGGFAAPLQHADRAMIVTANDFDSIFAMNRIVQAIGAKAKNYKVRLGGVIANRSVDTDQIDKYNARTGLGLAAHFQDLDVIRRSRLKKSTVFEMDDAPGLKQAQDEYMRLAAAMWVGTEPLPAVPLKDRDIFDLLGFD; from the coding sequence ATGGACATCACCACCCTGCCTTTCCCGACGGTCCGCACCGCGTCCCGCCGCCCCGATGGCGAGGGCAGCCTGCAGGTCCAGCTCGACCCCGACCTCAAGATCGGCACCGCCAAGGTCTTCGCCATCTACGGCAAGGGCGGCATCGGCAAGAGCACGACCAGCAGCAACCTCAGCGCCGCCTTCAGCAAGCTGGGCAAGCGCGTGCTGCAGATCGGCTGCGACCCCAAGCACGACAGCACCTTCACCCTGACCAAGAAGATGCTGCCGACCGTCATCGACATCCTGGAGACGGTCGATTTCCACCCCGAGGAGCTCAAGCCCGAGGACTTCGTCTTCGAGGGCTACAACGGCGTGATGTGCGTGGAAGCCGGCGGCCCGCCGGCGGGCACCGGCTGCGGCGGCTATGTGGTCGGCCAGACGGTCAAGCTGCTCAAGGAGCACCACCTGCTGGAAGACACCGACGTGGTGATCTTCGACGTGCTGGGCGACGTGGTCTGCGGCGGCTTCGCGGCACCGCTTCAGCATGCCGACCGGGCCATGATCGTCACGGCCAACGACTTCGATTCCATCTTCGCGATGAACCGGATCGTGCAGGCCATCGGCGCCAAGGCCAAGAACTACAAGGTGCGGCTGGGCGGCGTGATCGCCAACCGCAGCGTCGACACCGACCAGATCGACAAGTACAACGCCCGCACCGGCCTGGGCCTGGCCGCGCACTTCCAGGACCTGGACGTGATCCGCCGCAGCCGGCTGAAGAAATCGACCGTCTTCGAGATGGACGATGCGCCCGGCCTCAAGCAGGCCCAGGACGAGTACATGCGCCTGGCCGCCGCGATGTGGGTGGGCACCGAGCCGCTGCCGGCCGTGCCGCTCAAGGACCGCGACATCTTCGACCTGCTGGGTTTCGACTGA
- a CDS encoding BCD family MFS transporter, which yields MKPAGTPRKPSPLAQWWARQWPRWLPFADAASASLPLPRLLRLALFQVSVGMATALLVGTLNRVMIVELGMSAGLVALMVALPLVAAPFRAFIGFRSDHHRSALGWKRVPYLWLGSLMLFGGLAIMPFALLLLGEGGLKGQTFGAVGGALAFLLVGAGMQMTQTAGLALATDLAPPAQGPRVVALLHTMLLLGLIASGLVFSLLLADFTPVRLIQVVQGAAALALLLNLVALWKQEPRRPRSREDAAPAFRTGWREFLARGRARRFLWVVGLGTAAFNMQDIILEPYGGEVLGLSVSQTSLLTALMALGALAAFGLSARLLGRGVNPLSLAAWGAVLGLPAFALVILAAPLGAPGLFRLGTVLIGAGGGFFAVGTLSAAMDLGRANLRETGLALGAWGAVQATVAGASIAFGGVLRDLLSGLALQGHLGVALNEASAGYGAIYHLELLLLFATLVAIGPLVRAARIAAPADPSPPGADRAPDPQAGFGLARLPG from the coding sequence GTGAAGCCGGCCGGCACGCCCCGCAAGCCCTCGCCGCTGGCCCAGTGGTGGGCGCGGCAGTGGCCGCGCTGGCTGCCCTTTGCCGATGCCGCCTCGGCCAGCCTGCCGCTGCCGCGGCTGCTGCGCCTGGCGCTGTTCCAGGTCTCGGTGGGCATGGCCACGGCCCTGCTGGTGGGCACGCTCAACCGGGTGATGATCGTCGAGCTGGGCATGAGCGCCGGCCTGGTCGCGCTGATGGTGGCGCTGCCGCTGGTGGCCGCGCCCTTCCGCGCCTTCATCGGCTTCCGCTCCGACCACCACCGCTCGGCCCTGGGCTGGAAGCGCGTGCCTTATCTGTGGCTGGGCAGCCTGATGCTCTTCGGCGGCCTGGCCATCATGCCCTTCGCCCTGCTGCTGCTGGGCGAGGGCGGGCTCAAGGGCCAGACCTTCGGCGCCGTCGGTGGCGCCCTGGCCTTCCTGCTGGTCGGCGCCGGCATGCAGATGACGCAGACCGCCGGCCTGGCCCTGGCCACCGACCTGGCGCCGCCCGCCCAGGGCCCGCGGGTGGTGGCCCTGCTCCACACCATGCTGCTGCTGGGCCTGATCGCCAGCGGCCTGGTCTTCAGCCTGCTGCTGGCCGACTTCACGCCGGTGCGCCTGATCCAGGTGGTGCAGGGCGCGGCGGCGCTGGCCCTGCTGCTGAACCTGGTCGCCCTGTGGAAGCAGGAGCCGCGCCGGCCGCGCAGCCGCGAGGATGCGGCCCCCGCCTTCCGCACCGGCTGGCGCGAGTTCCTGGCCCGCGGCCGGGCGCGCCGCTTCCTGTGGGTGGTGGGCCTGGGCACGGCGGCCTTCAACATGCAGGACATCATCCTGGAGCCCTATGGCGGCGAGGTGCTGGGCCTGAGCGTGAGCCAGACCAGCCTGCTCACCGCGCTGATGGCCCTGGGCGCGCTGGCGGCCTTCGGCCTCTCGGCCCGCTTGCTCGGCCGGGGCGTGAACCCGCTGAGCCTGGCGGCCTGGGGCGCGGTGCTGGGCCTGCCGGCCTTTGCCCTGGTCATCCTGGCCGCGCCGCTGGGCGCGCCCGGCCTGTTCCGCCTGGGCACCGTGCTGATCGGTGCGGGCGGCGGCTTCTTCGCCGTCGGCACCCTGAGCGCGGCCATGGACCTGGGCCGCGCCAACCTGCGCGAGACCGGCCTGGCCCTGGGCGCCTGGGGCGCCGTGCAGGCCACCGTGGCCGGCGCCTCGATCGCCTTCGGCGGCGTGCTGCGCGACCTGCTCTCCGGCCTGGCCCTGCAGGGCCACCTGGGCGTGGCGCTCAACGAAGCCTCGGCCGGCTACGGCGCCATCTACCACCTCGAACTGTTGCTGCTCTTCGCCACCCTGGTGGCGATCGGGCCGCTGGTGCGGGCCGCGCGCATCGCCGCGCCCGCCGACCCTTCCCCCCCGGGTGCCGACCGGGCCCCCGATCCGCAAGCCGGCTTCGGCCTGGCCCGGCTGCCCGGCTGA
- a CDS encoding ferredoxin:protochlorophyllide reductase (ATP-dependent) subunit N, with amino-acid sequence MNAPIPIHVQPLHELPPAAGGGCSSAPVLRERGQREVFCGLTGIVWLHRKIQDAFFLIVGSRTCAHLMQSAAGVMIFAEPRFATAIIEERDLAGLADANEELDRVVERLLTRRPDIKLLFLVGSCPSEVIKLDLSRAAQRLSQRFTPGVRVLNYSGSGIETTFTQGEDACLATLVPELPALPAEAAPELLVVGTLADVVEDQFARLFQALGVPVRFLPPRQSRALPPVGPQTRMLLAQPFLGDTARALEGRGARHLPALFPLGEEGTTAWLAAAAEAFGISREHFDAVTAPGRARARAALERQRTLLAGRSIFFFPDSQLELPLARFLSRELDMRLTEVGTPYLHRGHLAAELALLPAGTRLSEGQDVDRQLDRCRAAAPDLTVCGLGLANPLEAEGLSTKWAIELVFSPIQGYDQAGDLAALFSRPLDRRQRLAA; translated from the coding sequence ATGAACGCCCCCATCCCCATCCATGTGCAGCCCCTGCACGAGCTGCCCCCCGCCGCCGGCGGCGGCTGCAGCAGCGCGCCGGTGCTGCGCGAGCGCGGCCAGCGCGAGGTCTTCTGCGGCCTGACCGGCATCGTCTGGCTGCATCGCAAGATCCAGGACGCCTTCTTCCTGATCGTCGGCTCGCGCACCTGCGCCCACCTGATGCAGAGCGCGGCGGGCGTGATGATCTTTGCCGAGCCGCGCTTCGCCACCGCGATCATCGAGGAGCGCGACCTCGCCGGCCTCGCCGATGCCAACGAGGAACTCGACCGGGTGGTCGAGCGCCTGCTGACGCGCCGGCCCGACATCAAGCTGCTCTTCCTGGTCGGCTCCTGCCCCTCGGAAGTCATCAAGCTCGACCTGTCCCGCGCCGCCCAGCGCCTGTCGCAGCGCTTCACCCCCGGGGTGCGGGTGCTGAACTACTCCGGCAGCGGCATCGAGACCACCTTCACCCAGGGCGAGGACGCCTGCCTCGCTACCCTGGTGCCCGAGCTGCCCGCCCTGCCGGCCGAAGCCGCGCCCGAGCTGCTCGTCGTCGGCACCCTGGCCGATGTGGTCGAGGACCAGTTCGCCCGGCTCTTCCAGGCCCTGGGCGTGCCGGTGCGCTTCCTGCCGCCGCGCCAGTCGCGTGCCCTGCCGCCGGTCGGCCCGCAGACCCGCATGCTGCTGGCCCAGCCTTTCCTGGGCGACACCGCCCGCGCCCTGGAGGGCCGTGGCGCACGCCACCTGCCGGCCCTGTTCCCGCTGGGCGAGGAGGGCACCACCGCCTGGCTGGCCGCCGCGGCCGAGGCCTTCGGTATCTCGCGCGAGCACTTCGACGCCGTCACCGCGCCCGGCCGGGCCCGCGCCCGCGCCGCGCTGGAGCGCCAGCGCACGCTGCTGGCCGGCCGCAGCATCTTCTTCTTCCCCGATTCGCAGCTTGAGCTGCCGCTGGCGCGCTTCCTGTCGCGCGAGCTGGACATGCGGCTCACCGAAGTCGGCACCCCCTACCTGCACCGCGGCCACCTGGCCGCTGAGCTGGCCCTGCTGCCGGCCGGCACCCGGCTGAGCGAGGGCCAGGACGTCGACCGCCAGCTTGACCGCTGCCGCGCCGCCGCGCCCGACCTGACCGTCTGCGGCCTGGGCCTGGCCAACCCGCTGGAGGCCGAGGGCCTCAGCACCAAGTGGGCCATCGAACTGGTCTTCAGCCCCATCCAGGGCTACGACCAGGCCGGCGACCTGGCCGCCCTCTTCAGCCGACCGCTCGACCGCCGCCAGCGGCTCGCGGCCTGA
- the bchM gene encoding magnesium protoporphyrin IX methyltransferase yields the protein MNDPLISPRPAAGFAPPQADEAYLRRRAAVEHYFDRTAAQAWARLTSEAPVGRIRATVRAGRDRMRATLLDWLPADLRGQRLLDLGCGTGALAVEAARRGAEVVAVDLSPTLVQLGRERCPADVAAQIDWRSGDATDPALGRFDHVVAMDSLIHYRLVDAVTALAALAPRTRGRILFTYAPRTPLLAAMHTLGRCFPRSERSPALQPFAPAQVLRRLAEQPALAAWTAGRQARVNAGFYISQAQEFHR from the coding sequence ATGAACGATCCCCTGATTTCGCCCCGGCCCGCCGCTGGCTTCGCCCCGCCGCAGGCCGACGAGGCCTATCTGCGCCGCCGCGCCGCCGTCGAGCATTACTTCGACCGCACGGCCGCCCAGGCCTGGGCGCGGCTCACCTCCGAGGCGCCGGTGGGCCGCATCCGCGCCACCGTGCGCGCCGGCCGCGACCGCATGCGCGCCACCCTGCTCGACTGGCTGCCGGCCGACCTGCGCGGCCAGCGCCTGCTGGACTTGGGCTGCGGCACCGGCGCCCTGGCCGTGGAGGCCGCGCGGCGCGGCGCCGAGGTGGTGGCGGTCGACCTGTCGCCGACCCTGGTGCAACTGGGCCGCGAACGCTGCCCGGCCGATGTCGCCGCGCAGATCGACTGGCGCAGCGGCGATGCGACTGACCCGGCGCTGGGCCGCTTCGACCATGTGGTGGCGATGGACTCGCTGATCCACTACCGCCTCGTCGATGCCGTGACCGCGCTGGCCGCGCTGGCGCCGCGCACCCGCGGCCGCATCCTCTTCACCTACGCGCCGCGCACGCCGCTGCTGGCGGCCATGCACACCCTGGGTCGCTGCTTTCCGCGCAGCGAGCGCTCGCCGGCCCTGCAGCCCTTCGCGCCGGCCCAGGTGCTGCGCCGCCTGGCCGAGCAGCCCGCCCTGGCCGCCTGGACGGCCGGTCGCCAGGCCCGGGTAAATGCCGGCTTCTACATCTCGCAGGCCCAGGAGTTCCACCGGTGA